A genomic region of Thunnus albacares chromosome 2, fThuAlb1.1, whole genome shotgun sequence contains the following coding sequences:
- the LOC122966700 gene encoding uncharacterized protein LOC122966700 isoform X2, whose amino-acid sequence MMDNMTANKSHLPCQSWGGQNGWSTASTQGPLLNPLSSSQHLSLGSSSDQRPPYDHLQASDQSCLSHLSTLSSRSNSHHSALYKASHISSNLSSTSLFANSAIPSVSHIISCDQQNPHSSSMLLAANQGKNIPPPSLQQTNRGSQPCRPQHLPLLSPHDPYKTSFQPPLTNHRLQHMPISLPSCGQDLNQGSQRTSQPTFEGVNVDAGVAGYTHSHASSTSQEQPQWIPSSDCRGAENKSVPDATAHSNQEISQKGNITPPVSNERSRSVVLHQRALLLKQLSELDKLLESLPPDDRSDGQSQHTANQLQSHIIADCSSPTSHEEQNETCDSPDDPMSAADLEKTEDASAESDDNDPDTSAESDDSDPDYSPNSDGDFSDCLSDAGDGFSDKSNHSSPSTPQEETAQPKSPLPGEKEDKSGGSLLKDKSVSPLKETCETNQEKSSTVVSSTSNSKAQRVYDRRNYCLFCSKPVGKMARHLESVHSDKAEVAAVFQYPKNSRERQKIWKRLKNQGNFAHNKEVLRTGKGQFAVRGTAKQTGKGMKDFIHCLYCRGLFVKKALFRHVRLCPEKGKNDSESHIGRKRLASRCVLETIGDLGISDGFRELLSQMTYNDVTQTVMDEKIILQYGEQMFDQHRSDVKRHDDVRQNLRQIARLLLEAQKITPLKKLEDFFHPSSFPHVVSAVNVLAGYDPEKKTYSIPSLAIKLGYHLQKCCSIVEKNAVQSGDTKLAESAQNFLSVYQKKWSTLVSSGALSTLRKTGKKVPFSQDVKRLNFHMENVHVLAEKKLTEFPSAENYAALAKVILARTIIFNRRKAREVSAVSLTAFMSRKKSNLDDNFDISVSDSERTMCGFFTRIDIQGKCGGMVPVLLKPSFVSALELLVNVRETCGVPSKNLFLFGRPSALSAYNGSDCIQKYVKECGAKDPEALKSAKIRKHYATMLQRINLDENEADRIFGPNNQVQTLLQNSSMQLDDVQMDSEERLQSAQGHQAASQDQGELSGACYAQADFHHEQPHGKTATCSTSTTAPPKSSNSGKKGSKVKHKWEDAEVCAVERHMMRFIQGHKVPQKNDCLQCLEAEPKALRTRSWKGVKDFVRNRITALKRQSGTSQALSTNSNWPGQVEPQRTGHFQQL is encoded by the exons ATGATGGACAACATGACAGCAAATAAGAGCCACCTACCCTGTCAGTCATGGGGGGGCCAGAATGGCTGGTCCACAGCTTCAACTCAAGGGCCCCTCCTTAACCCTCTGTCCAGCTCTCAGCATCTCAGCCTGGGCTCGTCTTCTGACCAGAGACCTCCCTACGACCACCTGCAGGCATCTGACCAGAGCTGTCTGAGCCACCTCAGCACTTTATCATCCAGAAGCAACAGTCACCACTCTGCCCTGTACAAAGCCTCCCACATTAGTAGCAATTTGTCGTCCACCTCGCTATTTGCCAACTCCGCCATCCCAAGTGTATCTCACATTATATCTTGTGATCAGCAAAATCCTCACAGTTCATCAATGCTACTAGCTGCAAACCAAGGAAAAAATATCCCCCCACCTTCTCTTCAACAAACAAACCGAGGATCTCAGCCTTGTAGGCCCCAACATCTACCACTTCTCTCGCCCCATGACCCTTACAAAACTTCTTTTCAACCTCCATTAACGAATCACAGGCTTCAACATATGCCCATTAGCCTACCGTCATGTGGACAAGATTTAAACCAAGGATCACAGAGGACATCTCAACCTACTTTTGAAGGAGTGAATGTGGATGCTGGTGTTGCAGGATACACTCACAGCCATGCCTCATCTACTTCTCAGGAGCAGCCTCAGTGGATACCTTCATCAGACTGCAGGG GAGCTGAAAACAAGTCTGTGCCTGACGCAACGGCTCATTCTAACCAAGAAATATCACAAAAGGGGAACATTACTCCACCG GTCAGCAATGAGCGGAGTCGTTCAGTAGTTTTACATCAGCGTGCACTACTACTCAAACAACTGTCGGAGTTGGATAAACTT CTGGAATCATTACCTCCAGATGACAGGAGTGATGGGCAGTCTCAACACACAGCTAATCAG ttACAGTCACATATTATAGCGGATTGTTCATCCCCAACATCCCATGAAGAACAAAATGAGACCTGTGATTCACCAGATGACCCGATGTCAGCAGCAGATTTAGAG AAAACAGAAGATGCCTCAGCGGAGTCAGATGACAATGATCCTGATACCTCAGCGGAGTCAGATGATAGTGATCCTGATTACTCACCTAACAGTGATGGTGACTTCTCTGACTGCTTATCTGATGCTGGTGATGGCTTCTCAGACAAATCCAATCACAGCAGTCCCTCGACCCCGCAGGAAGAAACGGCTCAACCGAAATCTCCTCTTCCAGGGGAAAAGGAGGATAAATCAGGAGGTTCTTTGTTAAAGGACAAAAGTGTCAGTCCTCTAAAAGAGACATGTGAAACTAATCAGGAGAAATCCTCAACTGTGGTGTCGTCAACTTCAAATTCAAAAGCACAACGAGTTTATGATAGGAGGAATTATTGTCTGTTTTGCTCTAAGCCAGTAGGCAAAATGGCAAGACATCTTGAGTCAGTCCACAGTGACAAAGCAGAAGTTGCAGCTGTATTTCAGTATCCCAAAAATTCCAGAGAAAGGCAAAAGATATGGAAAAGACTAAAGAATCAAGGAAACTTTGCTCATAATAAAGAGGTTTTGAGAACAGGGAAGGGACAATTTGCTGTCCGAGGAACAGCAAAGCAAACTGGAAAAGGAATGAAAGACTTCATTCATTGTCTTTACTGCCGTGGTCTTTTTGTAAAGAAAGCTTTGTTCAGACATGTTAGGTTGTGCCCAGAGAAAGGGAAGAATGACAGTGAATCACATATTGGAAGAAAGCGTCTCGCATCGCGTTGTGTGCTTGAAACTATCGGAGACCTTGGCATAAGTGATGGTTTCAGGGAACTTCTGTCCCAGATGACATATAATGATGTGACACAAACTGTCATGGATGAAAAGATTATCTTGCAGTATGGTGAGCAAATGTTTGATCAGCACAGATCCGATGTGAAGAGGCATGATGACGTAAGACAAAACCTTCGTCAGATAGCAAGACTTTTACTCGAAGCTCAAAAAATAACCCCCCTGAAGAAGCTGGAGGACTTCTTTCACCCCTCAAGCTTCCCACATGTTGTGTCCGCAGTGAACGTCTTGGCAGGTTACGATCCAGAAAAGAAAACGTACAGCATTCCTTCACTTGCCATCAAGCTTGGCTACCATCTACAGAAGTGTTGTAGTATTGTTGAGAAGAATGCAGTGCAGAGTGGAGACACAAAACTGGCAGAGTCTGCACAAAACTTCCTCTCTGTGTACCAGAAAAAATGGAGTACACTAGTTTCTTCAGGTGCATTATCGACCCTcaggaaaacaggaaagaagGTTCCGTTTTCTCAAGATGTGAAGCGCCTGAATTTCCACATGGAGAACGTTCATGTTCTTGCTGAGAAAAAACTCACAGAGTTCCCTTCTGCAGAAAACTATGCTGCTCTGGCCAAGGTAATACTCGCCCGAACAATAATTTTCAACAGGAGAAAAGCCCGTGAGGTATCAGCGGTGTCACTAACGGCTTTTATGTCAAGGAAAAAGTCAAACCTGGACGATAACtttgatatttctgtttctgactCGGAAAGAACCATGTGTGGGTTCTTCACTAGAATTGACATACAAGGGAAGTGCGGGGGAATGGTCCCTGTTTTACTAAAACCATCATTCGTGTCAGCATTGGAGCTTCTTGTCAATGTTCGTGAAACGTGTGGAGTCCCCAGTAAGAATCTCTTCCTGTTTGGCCGTCCAAGTGCACTGTCTGCCTACAACGGCTCAGACTGCATCCAAAAATATGTCAAAGAATGTGGCGCTAAAGACCCTGAAGCACTGAAATCAGCGAAGATCCGGAAGCATTACGCAACAATGCTGCAGCGTATCAACCTGGATGAGAATGAGGCTGACCGAATATTTGGTCCTAATAATCAAGTCCAAACCCTGCTACAGAACAGCAGCATGCAGCTGGATGACGTCCAAATGGACTCTGAAG AGAGATTACAATCTGCACAAGGACATCAGGCTGCATCACAGGATCAGGGTGAGCTTTCTGGTGCATGCTACGCGCAAGCAGATTTTCATCATGAACAACCACATGGAAAAACGGCCACATGCAGCACCAGCACGACTGCACCACCAAAATCTAGCAACTCAGGAAAAAAAG GCTCTAAGGTCAAACATAAATGGGAGGATGCAGAAGTTTGTGCTGTAGAAAGACACATGATGCGTTTCATTCAAGGACACAAGGTACCTCAGAAAAACGACTGCCTTCAGTGTCTTGAGGCTGAGCCAAAAGCACTGAGGACCCGTTCCTGGAAAGGTGTAAAGGACTTCGTTAGAAACAGGATCACTGCCCTAAAAAGACAAAGTGGCACCTCCCAAGCTTTATCTACAAACAGTAACTGGCCCGGGCAAGTGGAACCACAGAGGACTGGACATTTTCAGCAATTGTAG
- the LOC122966700 gene encoding uncharacterized protein LOC122966700 isoform X1, producing the protein MMDNMTANKSHLPCQSWGGQNGWSTASTQGPLLNPLSSSQHLSLGSSSDQRPPYDHLQASDQSCLSHLSTLSSRSNSHHSALYKASHISSNLSSTSLFANSAIPSVSHIISCDQQNPHSSSMLLAANQGKNIPPPSLQQTNRGSQPCRPQHLPLLSPHDPYKTSFQPPLTNHRLQHMPISLPSCGQDLNQGSQRTSQPTFEGVNVDAGVAGYTHSHASSTSQEQPQWIPSSDCRGAENKSVPDATAHSNQEISQKGNITPPVSNERSRSVVLHQRALLLKQLSELDKLLESLPPDDRSDGQSQHTANQSPPLMNDSSQCEQTKTSDPQQVQLSAAKSKLQSHIIADCSSPTSHEEQNETCDSPDDPMSAADLEKTEDASAESDDNDPDTSAESDDSDPDYSPNSDGDFSDCLSDAGDGFSDKSNHSSPSTPQEETAQPKSPLPGEKEDKSGGSLLKDKSVSPLKETCETNQEKSSTVVSSTSNSKAQRVYDRRNYCLFCSKPVGKMARHLESVHSDKAEVAAVFQYPKNSRERQKIWKRLKNQGNFAHNKEVLRTGKGQFAVRGTAKQTGKGMKDFIHCLYCRGLFVKKALFRHVRLCPEKGKNDSESHIGRKRLASRCVLETIGDLGISDGFRELLSQMTYNDVTQTVMDEKIILQYGEQMFDQHRSDVKRHDDVRQNLRQIARLLLEAQKITPLKKLEDFFHPSSFPHVVSAVNVLAGYDPEKKTYSIPSLAIKLGYHLQKCCSIVEKNAVQSGDTKLAESAQNFLSVYQKKWSTLVSSGALSTLRKTGKKVPFSQDVKRLNFHMENVHVLAEKKLTEFPSAENYAALAKVILARTIIFNRRKAREVSAVSLTAFMSRKKSNLDDNFDISVSDSERTMCGFFTRIDIQGKCGGMVPVLLKPSFVSALELLVNVRETCGVPSKNLFLFGRPSALSAYNGSDCIQKYVKECGAKDPEALKSAKIRKHYATMLQRINLDENEADRIFGPNNQVQTLLQNSSMQLDDVQMDSEERLQSAQGHQAASQDQGELSGACYAQADFHHEQPHGKTATCSTSTTAPPKSSNSGKKGSKVKHKWEDAEVCAVERHMMRFIQGHKVPQKNDCLQCLEAEPKALRTRSWKGVKDFVRNRITALKRQSGTSQALSTNSNWPGQVEPQRTGHFQQL; encoded by the exons ATGATGGACAACATGACAGCAAATAAGAGCCACCTACCCTGTCAGTCATGGGGGGGCCAGAATGGCTGGTCCACAGCTTCAACTCAAGGGCCCCTCCTTAACCCTCTGTCCAGCTCTCAGCATCTCAGCCTGGGCTCGTCTTCTGACCAGAGACCTCCCTACGACCACCTGCAGGCATCTGACCAGAGCTGTCTGAGCCACCTCAGCACTTTATCATCCAGAAGCAACAGTCACCACTCTGCCCTGTACAAAGCCTCCCACATTAGTAGCAATTTGTCGTCCACCTCGCTATTTGCCAACTCCGCCATCCCAAGTGTATCTCACATTATATCTTGTGATCAGCAAAATCCTCACAGTTCATCAATGCTACTAGCTGCAAACCAAGGAAAAAATATCCCCCCACCTTCTCTTCAACAAACAAACCGAGGATCTCAGCCTTGTAGGCCCCAACATCTACCACTTCTCTCGCCCCATGACCCTTACAAAACTTCTTTTCAACCTCCATTAACGAATCACAGGCTTCAACATATGCCCATTAGCCTACCGTCATGTGGACAAGATTTAAACCAAGGATCACAGAGGACATCTCAACCTACTTTTGAAGGAGTGAATGTGGATGCTGGTGTTGCAGGATACACTCACAGCCATGCCTCATCTACTTCTCAGGAGCAGCCTCAGTGGATACCTTCATCAGACTGCAGGG GAGCTGAAAACAAGTCTGTGCCTGACGCAACGGCTCATTCTAACCAAGAAATATCACAAAAGGGGAACATTACTCCACCG GTCAGCAATGAGCGGAGTCGTTCAGTAGTTTTACATCAGCGTGCACTACTACTCAAACAACTGTCGGAGTTGGATAAACTT CTGGAATCATTACCTCCAGATGACAGGAGTGATGGGCAGTCTCAACACACAGCTAATCAG TCTCCTCCATTGATGAACGATTCATCTCAATGTGAACAAACAAAGACCAGTGATCCACAGCAAGTTCAGTTGTCAGCAGCAAAGTCAAAG ttACAGTCACATATTATAGCGGATTGTTCATCCCCAACATCCCATGAAGAACAAAATGAGACCTGTGATTCACCAGATGACCCGATGTCAGCAGCAGATTTAGAG AAAACAGAAGATGCCTCAGCGGAGTCAGATGACAATGATCCTGATACCTCAGCGGAGTCAGATGATAGTGATCCTGATTACTCACCTAACAGTGATGGTGACTTCTCTGACTGCTTATCTGATGCTGGTGATGGCTTCTCAGACAAATCCAATCACAGCAGTCCCTCGACCCCGCAGGAAGAAACGGCTCAACCGAAATCTCCTCTTCCAGGGGAAAAGGAGGATAAATCAGGAGGTTCTTTGTTAAAGGACAAAAGTGTCAGTCCTCTAAAAGAGACATGTGAAACTAATCAGGAGAAATCCTCAACTGTGGTGTCGTCAACTTCAAATTCAAAAGCACAACGAGTTTATGATAGGAGGAATTATTGTCTGTTTTGCTCTAAGCCAGTAGGCAAAATGGCAAGACATCTTGAGTCAGTCCACAGTGACAAAGCAGAAGTTGCAGCTGTATTTCAGTATCCCAAAAATTCCAGAGAAAGGCAAAAGATATGGAAAAGACTAAAGAATCAAGGAAACTTTGCTCATAATAAAGAGGTTTTGAGAACAGGGAAGGGACAATTTGCTGTCCGAGGAACAGCAAAGCAAACTGGAAAAGGAATGAAAGACTTCATTCATTGTCTTTACTGCCGTGGTCTTTTTGTAAAGAAAGCTTTGTTCAGACATGTTAGGTTGTGCCCAGAGAAAGGGAAGAATGACAGTGAATCACATATTGGAAGAAAGCGTCTCGCATCGCGTTGTGTGCTTGAAACTATCGGAGACCTTGGCATAAGTGATGGTTTCAGGGAACTTCTGTCCCAGATGACATATAATGATGTGACACAAACTGTCATGGATGAAAAGATTATCTTGCAGTATGGTGAGCAAATGTTTGATCAGCACAGATCCGATGTGAAGAGGCATGATGACGTAAGACAAAACCTTCGTCAGATAGCAAGACTTTTACTCGAAGCTCAAAAAATAACCCCCCTGAAGAAGCTGGAGGACTTCTTTCACCCCTCAAGCTTCCCACATGTTGTGTCCGCAGTGAACGTCTTGGCAGGTTACGATCCAGAAAAGAAAACGTACAGCATTCCTTCACTTGCCATCAAGCTTGGCTACCATCTACAGAAGTGTTGTAGTATTGTTGAGAAGAATGCAGTGCAGAGTGGAGACACAAAACTGGCAGAGTCTGCACAAAACTTCCTCTCTGTGTACCAGAAAAAATGGAGTACACTAGTTTCTTCAGGTGCATTATCGACCCTcaggaaaacaggaaagaagGTTCCGTTTTCTCAAGATGTGAAGCGCCTGAATTTCCACATGGAGAACGTTCATGTTCTTGCTGAGAAAAAACTCACAGAGTTCCCTTCTGCAGAAAACTATGCTGCTCTGGCCAAGGTAATACTCGCCCGAACAATAATTTTCAACAGGAGAAAAGCCCGTGAGGTATCAGCGGTGTCACTAACGGCTTTTATGTCAAGGAAAAAGTCAAACCTGGACGATAACtttgatatttctgtttctgactCGGAAAGAACCATGTGTGGGTTCTTCACTAGAATTGACATACAAGGGAAGTGCGGGGGAATGGTCCCTGTTTTACTAAAACCATCATTCGTGTCAGCATTGGAGCTTCTTGTCAATGTTCGTGAAACGTGTGGAGTCCCCAGTAAGAATCTCTTCCTGTTTGGCCGTCCAAGTGCACTGTCTGCCTACAACGGCTCAGACTGCATCCAAAAATATGTCAAAGAATGTGGCGCTAAAGACCCTGAAGCACTGAAATCAGCGAAGATCCGGAAGCATTACGCAACAATGCTGCAGCGTATCAACCTGGATGAGAATGAGGCTGACCGAATATTTGGTCCTAATAATCAAGTCCAAACCCTGCTACAGAACAGCAGCATGCAGCTGGATGACGTCCAAATGGACTCTGAAG AGAGATTACAATCTGCACAAGGACATCAGGCTGCATCACAGGATCAGGGTGAGCTTTCTGGTGCATGCTACGCGCAAGCAGATTTTCATCATGAACAACCACATGGAAAAACGGCCACATGCAGCACCAGCACGACTGCACCACCAAAATCTAGCAACTCAGGAAAAAAAG GCTCTAAGGTCAAACATAAATGGGAGGATGCAGAAGTTTGTGCTGTAGAAAGACACATGATGCGTTTCATTCAAGGACACAAGGTACCTCAGAAAAACGACTGCCTTCAGTGTCTTGAGGCTGAGCCAAAAGCACTGAGGACCCGTTCCTGGAAAGGTGTAAAGGACTTCGTTAGAAACAGGATCACTGCCCTAAAAAGACAAAGTGGCACCTCCCAAGCTTTATCTACAAACAGTAACTGGCCCGGGCAAGTGGAACCACAGAGGACTGGACATTTTCAGCAATTGTAG